A single genomic interval of Spirosoma linguale DSM 74 harbors:
- a CDS encoding cell division protein FtsZ (TIGRFAM: cell division protein FtsZ~PFAM: Tubulin/FtsZ GTPase; Tubulin/FtsZ, 2-layer sandwich domain~KEGG: bav:BAV2874 cell division protein) — MNSQGYRFELPDDNPIIIKVVGVGGMGGNAVKHMHKLKMQDVSFAVCNTDRQALMSNPVPTKLQLGDGLGAGTEAKAGEDAARASLEEIRNLLAPPTKMVFITAGMGGGTGTGAAPVVAEVAREMGLLTVAVVTAPYWYEGTDKKEQAREGIEKLKKSCDTVLVVLNDKLAELYSELTWTEAYAHADDVLANAVKSIAEIITTQGDINADFADVKKVLEQAGQSVMGSAEVSGEDRALRAIEAALNSPLLNDHDIRGAKRILLTISSSKEHAMRLKEQMAISEHVAKKIQNEAKMFKFGAITDDALGESLRVTIIAAGFDGTTTLMEQLKDTSVQNTPAPVEPDPEPEILPQEPFMQPEPVNELVLVADDGEEIDPNPVSLSTKIDDKQTPTGYNGTTIIRPETPGIIRPLPHDDSDVLLLDDEERPNDADMIKRMVDAFVKGQYLAADLDRPTFERNKTMLYSLPMLSEQEFVRSKLND; from the coding sequence ATGAATAGTCAGGGCTATAGATTCGAACTCCCAGATGACAACCCGATCATAATTAAGGTTGTCGGCGTGGGCGGCATGGGCGGAAACGCCGTTAAGCACATGCACAAACTGAAGATGCAGGATGTGAGTTTTGCGGTATGTAATACTGATCGCCAGGCTCTTATGAGCAATCCTGTACCTACAAAACTACAATTAGGTGATGGTCTGGGAGCAGGTACTGAGGCTAAAGCAGGCGAAGATGCTGCCCGTGCCAGCCTCGAAGAAATTCGAAATCTGCTGGCCCCCCCCACTAAAATGGTCTTCATTACGGCCGGTATGGGTGGTGGTACCGGTACCGGTGCTGCTCCCGTAGTGGCTGAAGTAGCTCGGGAAATGGGCTTACTGACCGTGGCCGTTGTGACCGCTCCGTACTGGTATGAAGGTACCGACAAAAAAGAGCAGGCTCGCGAAGGGATCGAAAAATTAAAGAAGAGCTGCGACACCGTCCTTGTTGTTCTGAACGATAAGCTGGCTGAGTTATATAGTGAACTGACTTGGACAGAGGCCTATGCACACGCCGATGATGTACTGGCCAATGCCGTGAAAAGTATTGCTGAAATCATTACGACACAAGGCGATATCAACGCTGACTTTGCCGACGTAAAGAAAGTACTTGAGCAGGCCGGGCAGTCAGTTATGGGATCGGCCGAAGTATCGGGCGAAGACCGGGCGCTACGGGCAATCGAAGCGGCCTTGAACTCGCCTTTGCTTAACGACCATGATATCCGCGGAGCAAAACGGATTCTGCTGACTATTTCGTCGAGTAAGGAACATGCAATGCGTCTGAAAGAGCAAATGGCTATTTCAGAACACGTGGCTAAGAAGATTCAGAATGAGGCCAAAATGTTCAAGTTTGGCGCCATTACAGACGATGCCCTGGGCGAAAGTCTGCGGGTTACCATCATTGCCGCTGGCTTTGATGGAACAACCACGCTGATGGAGCAGCTTAAAGACACATCTGTTCAGAATACACCAGCGCCCGTTGAGCCTGATCCAGAACCGGAGATTTTGCCTCAAGAACCCTTCATGCAGCCCGAGCCGGTAAATGAACTGGTACTGGTGGCTGATGATGGTGAAGAAATCGATCCTAACCCGGTTAGTTTGAGCACTAAGATTGACGACAAACAAACGCCAACGGGCTATAACGGAACCACGATAATCCGCCCGGAAACACCCGGTATAATTCGCCCACTTCCGCACGATGATTCGGATGTGTTGCTGCTCGATGATGAAGAACGTCCTAATGATGCCGATATGATTAAGCGGATGGTCGACGCCTTTGTGAAAGGTCAATATCTGGCCGCCGATCTTGACCGCCCTACATTTGAGCGAAACAAAACGATGCTTTACTCCTTACCTATGTTATCCGAACAGGAGTTTGTGCGATCGAAACTGAATGATTAG
- a CDS encoding DNA alkylation repair enzyme (PFAM: DNA alkylation repair enzyme~KEGG: geo:Geob_3393 DNA alkylation repair enzyme) produces the protein MESTSTNVKSALLALADPQRAVLVARFFKTGPGQYGEGDQFMGLSMPQQHTIAKQYVRLPLHETELLVHDAFHECRMVGLLIWVNQNRKATAVQQELILERYLANRRYINNWDLVDVSCPHILGSHLIKGDRSILYNLASEEHLWSQRIAIVSTLALIRQGQFSDTFAVAEQLLSHKHDLIHKAIGWMLREVGKRNPDALEEFLHDHIQRMPRTALRYAIERFEPARRRYYLEL, from the coding sequence ATGGAGTCAACTTCTACTAACGTAAAGAGCGCACTTCTCGCGCTGGCCGATCCCCAACGGGCTGTGCTGGTTGCTCGTTTTTTTAAAACCGGACCGGGACAGTATGGCGAAGGGGACCAATTTATGGGTCTGTCGATGCCTCAGCAGCACACTATAGCGAAGCAATACGTCCGTCTGCCTCTTCACGAAACAGAATTATTGGTACACGATGCTTTTCACGAGTGCCGCATGGTGGGATTACTTATCTGGGTTAACCAAAACCGTAAGGCAACAGCCGTACAGCAGGAACTTATACTGGAGCGGTATCTGGCTAATCGGCGCTACATCAACAATTGGGATCTGGTTGACGTGAGTTGCCCGCATATTCTCGGGTCACACCTTATAAAAGGAGACCGGTCGATATTATATAACTTGGCGAGTGAAGAACACCTGTGGAGTCAGCGAATAGCCATTGTATCGACTCTGGCACTTATTCGCCAGGGTCAGTTTTCAGATACGTTTGCCGTTGCCGAACAACTTTTATCACATAAACACGACCTCATTCACAAAGCCATTGGCTGGATGCTCCGGGAGGTAGGGAAGCGCAATCCCGATGCGCTGGAAGAATTTCTACACGACCACATCCAGCGAATGCCCCGAACGGCTCTACGCTATGCCATCGAACGGTTTGAGCCAGCGCGACGGCGGTATTACCTGGAACTGTAA
- a CDS encoding signal recognition particle protein (KEGG: dol:Dole_2310 signal recognition particle protein~TIGRFAM: signal recognition particle protein~PFAM: GTP-binding signal recognition particle SRP54 G- domain; Signal peptide binding (SRP54) M- domain protein; GTP-binding signal recognition particle SRP54 helical bundle~SMART: AAA ATPase), protein MFENLQDKLNKAIKTLKGQGRITEINVAATIKEVRRALTDADVNYKVAKDITDRIRDKALDRKVLISVEPGQLFVKIVQEELTELMGGEAQNINIKGDPAIILIAGLQGSGKTTFSGKLASYLKKQGRNVLLVAADIYRPAAIDQLKVLGEQVGVEVYAEPENKNAVQIAQNAIALARKTGKKIVIVDTAGRLAVDEAMMQEIEALKRAIAPSETLFVVDSMTGQDAVNTAKTFNERLNFDGVVLTKLDGDARGGAALSIKTVVNKPIKFISTGEKMEALDVFYPDRMASRILGMGDVISLVERAQQAFDEDEAKRINAKMRKNQFDFDDFLSQLQQIKKMGNVKDLLGMIPGMGKMIKDLDIDNDSFKPIEAIISSMTPKERSRPDIIDGSRKKRIATGSGTSITQVNNLLKQFDEMRKMMKKMNTMQSSGKLNKMMR, encoded by the coding sequence ATGTTTGAGAATCTTCAGGATAAGCTAAATAAGGCCATCAAAACCCTAAAGGGACAGGGCCGTATCACAGAAATTAACGTTGCTGCGACGATTAAAGAAGTTCGTCGTGCGCTCACCGATGCCGACGTTAACTATAAAGTAGCCAAAGATATTACGGACCGTATCCGCGATAAGGCCCTCGATCGAAAGGTGCTTATTTCGGTTGAGCCCGGTCAGCTGTTTGTCAAGATCGTTCAGGAAGAGCTGACCGAATTGATGGGTGGCGAAGCGCAGAACATCAACATCAAGGGCGATCCCGCCATTATTTTGATTGCTGGTTTGCAGGGTTCCGGTAAAACAACCTTCTCTGGTAAACTCGCATCGTACCTGAAAAAACAGGGACGCAATGTATTACTGGTAGCTGCCGATATCTATCGTCCGGCGGCTATCGATCAGCTGAAAGTACTGGGTGAGCAGGTTGGGGTGGAGGTGTACGCCGAGCCGGAAAACAAAAATGCTGTTCAGATTGCCCAGAATGCTATTGCCCTGGCCCGCAAAACCGGCAAGAAAATCGTAATCGTTGACACCGCCGGCCGTTTGGCTGTCGATGAAGCGATGATGCAGGAAATTGAAGCCCTTAAGCGCGCCATTGCCCCATCCGAAACACTGTTTGTTGTGGATTCGATGACCGGACAGGATGCGGTCAATACGGCCAAGACATTCAACGAGCGGTTAAATTTCGACGGTGTTGTATTAACAAAACTGGACGGCGATGCCCGTGGTGGAGCGGCTTTGTCGATCAAGACGGTTGTTAACAAGCCGATCAAATTTATCAGTACGGGGGAGAAGATGGAAGCACTCGATGTGTTCTATCCCGACCGTATGGCCAGCCGTATCCTGGGCATGGGCGACGTGATCTCGCTGGTCGAGCGCGCTCAACAGGCTTTCGACGAAGACGAAGCCAAGCGTATTAACGCGAAAATGCGCAAGAATCAGTTCGACTTCGACGATTTCCTGTCGCAGTTGCAGCAGATCAAGAAAATGGGTAATGTTAAAGACCTGCTCGGGATGATTCCGGGGATGGGTAAAATGATTAAAGATCTGGATATCGATAACGATTCGTTCAAGCCAATCGAAGCGATTATCAGTTCTATGACACCCAAAGAGCGCAGCCGTCCCGACATCATTGACGGCAGCCGCAAAAAGCGCATTGCCACCGGTAGCGGTACCAGCATCACGCAGGTTAACAATCTATTGAAGCAGTTCGACGAAATGCGCAAGATGATGAAGAAGATGAACACCATGCAGTCGTCGGGCAAGCTGAATAAAATGATGCGCTAA
- a CDS encoding TonB-dependent receptor plug (PFAM: TonB-dependent receptor plug; TonB-dependent receptor~KEGG: mxa:MXAN_4746 TonB-dependent receptor) produces MMKSFYYKTMPLYTQKTLLLSVALLAMLCSLSYAHGLRRPVTVIDQTITGTVSDDKGEVLPGVSVVVKGTQRGTTTDVQGQYKLNVPDGKATLIFSFVGYLPQEVQVGNQSIISVTLKTDSKSLEEVVVVGYGTQKKVNLTGAVDQVTSEVLENRSLPNLSQGLQGTIPNLNLVMGDGKPTQSPTYNIRGTTSIGQGGNALVLIDGVEGDPSRLNPNDVATVSVLKDAASAAIYGARGAFGVVLITTKSPTKDRTSITYSVNHSIKSPTTVPKYVTNGYQFAKMFNEGWSAWNDYSQTPQNVNKTVRFSPAYLTELERRNNDPTLPKTVVDPTTGEYVYYENMDWYGELYKKNTSATEHNLSFSGSSGKADFYVTGRYYTQDGIFKYNSDDYKILSLRAKGSIQLYPWLKIGNNADFSSMKYHNPLNVGEGGSIWRNISDEGHTVAPMFNPDGTLTYSAAYTVGDFWYGKNGIDMDRRVFRNTADFSTKFFDDKLRVNGNFTFQTTDNNEFRTRVPVPYSRKPGVIEYVGTNFNDLQNLYRETQYMATNLYAEYEPRFSPNHYVKALVGYNYEQSNFKRLELVRNGLIYPDAKDINLALGQSITTSGGSEKWAILGGFYRLNYAFKDRYLVELNGRYDGSSKFPTNQRYAFFPSVSGGWRVSNESFWKVSPKAITDLKIRASYGSLGNGSIGSYAFQEQFNISQSARVLNGVKPQKTGQPTVIPDGLTWETSTTSDLGIDLGMLNNRLTFTGDAYIRKTTGMFTTGMTLPAVFGTDVPKGNYADLTTKGWEAVLTWRDKLKVASKPFNYEVRLTMSDYQATIDKFNNPNQRLTDYYAGQKVGEIWGFETAGFFTSADDIAKSPKQTLYKASNTGQLLPGDIKFRDINGDGVINNGDNTVGNPGDRRIIGNSTPRYTYGVMLNADWNNFFFSTFFQGVGQQDWWPGSEAGIFWGQYNRPYNKLPEWQLGNIWSEQNPDAYLPRYRGYVAQNGSGELAQAQTRYLQNAAYVRMKNIQFGYNLPRTLIQKVGMSSARVFVSGENLFSWSPLYKITRDLDIENIGRSDAVLNPPTNSDPNSNNSGNGNNYPILKSFTMGLSATF; encoded by the coding sequence ATGATGAAAAGCTTTTACTACAAAACAATGCCATTGTATACCCAAAAGACGCTACTCTTATCGGTAGCTCTGCTGGCTATGCTCTGTAGCCTGTCCTATGCCCATGGTTTACGCAGGCCGGTTACTGTGATCGACCAAACCATCACCGGTACGGTTAGCGACGATAAAGGTGAAGTACTTCCCGGCGTCAGTGTGGTTGTAAAAGGCACACAACGGGGTACCACGACCGATGTCCAGGGACAGTATAAACTCAACGTTCCGGACGGAAAAGCCACGCTGATCTTCTCATTTGTCGGCTACCTGCCGCAGGAAGTTCAGGTGGGAAACCAAAGTATCATCAGCGTTACCCTTAAAACCGACTCCAAGTCGCTGGAAGAGGTGGTCGTGGTAGGCTATGGCACGCAGAAGAAGGTTAACCTGACCGGGGCCGTAGATCAGGTTACGAGCGAAGTACTCGAAAACCGCTCCCTTCCCAACCTCAGTCAGGGTTTACAAGGCACTATTCCAAACCTGAACCTGGTTATGGGCGATGGCAAACCGACACAATCGCCGACCTACAATATTCGCGGAACAACCTCCATTGGTCAGGGTGGTAATGCGCTGGTGCTGATCGACGGCGTGGAAGGCGACCCCAGCCGACTGAATCCCAACGATGTAGCCACGGTATCGGTGCTGAAAGATGCCGCTTCGGCCGCTATCTATGGCGCGCGGGGTGCCTTTGGCGTCGTGCTGATTACCACCAAAAGCCCGACCAAAGACCGAACGAGCATTACGTATTCGGTCAATCATTCCATCAAAAGCCCGACCACCGTTCCGAAGTACGTAACGAATGGCTATCAATTCGCGAAGATGTTCAACGAGGGCTGGTCGGCCTGGAACGATTATTCGCAGACGCCCCAGAACGTCAACAAAACGGTGCGCTTTTCGCCCGCTTACCTGACCGAGCTGGAGCGCCGTAACAATGACCCGACCCTGCCAAAAACCGTAGTCGACCCCACCACGGGCGAGTATGTGTATTACGAAAACATGGATTGGTACGGGGAGCTTTACAAGAAAAACACCAGCGCCACCGAGCATAACCTGTCATTTTCGGGCAGCAGCGGCAAAGCCGACTTCTACGTGACGGGCCGCTACTACACCCAAGACGGCATTTTCAAGTACAATTCCGACGATTACAAGATTCTGAGTTTGCGCGCCAAAGGCTCTATCCAATTGTATCCGTGGCTGAAGATTGGCAACAACGCCGATTTCTCGTCCATGAAGTACCATAACCCGCTCAACGTGGGCGAAGGCGGCAGCATCTGGCGTAACATCTCGGACGAAGGCCACACGGTTGCCCCGATGTTCAACCCCGATGGTACCCTCACTTACTCGGCTGCTTATACCGTTGGTGATTTCTGGTATGGCAAAAACGGCATCGACATGGACCGGCGCGTATTTCGGAATACAGCCGATTTCTCGACGAAGTTCTTCGATGACAAGCTGCGTGTGAACGGTAACTTTACTTTTCAGACAACCGACAACAACGAGTTCCGGACCCGCGTACCAGTTCCCTATAGTCGTAAACCGGGGGTTATCGAGTATGTCGGCACGAACTTTAACGATCTGCAAAACCTCTACCGCGAAACGCAGTACATGGCGACCAACCTCTACGCTGAGTACGAGCCGCGCTTCAGCCCGAATCATTACGTAAAAGCGCTGGTGGGCTACAACTACGAGCAGTCGAACTTCAAACGGCTCGAATTGGTCCGAAACGGCCTTATCTATCCCGACGCCAAAGACATCAACCTCGCACTGGGTCAGTCAATTACAACCAGTGGCGGCTCGGAGAAGTGGGCTATCCTGGGCGGTTTCTACCGATTGAACTACGCTTTTAAAGACCGGTATCTGGTCGAACTGAATGGCCGCTATGATGGCTCGTCCAAATTTCCGACCAACCAGCGATACGCCTTTTTCCCATCTGTTTCGGGTGGCTGGCGCGTGTCGAACGAATCGTTCTGGAAAGTATCGCCCAAAGCCATTACGGATCTGAAAATCCGGGCTTCGTACGGTTCGCTGGGCAACGGTAGCATTGGCTCATACGCGTTTCAGGAGCAGTTCAACATTTCGCAGTCGGCACGGGTGCTCAATGGCGTGAAGCCCCAAAAAACGGGTCAGCCCACCGTTATTCCTGACGGTCTGACGTGGGAAACTTCCACCACCTCCGATCTGGGTATCGACTTGGGGATGCTTAACAACCGCCTGACTTTTACGGGCGATGCGTACATCCGCAAAACAACGGGCATGTTCACGACGGGCATGACCTTACCGGCTGTTTTCGGTACCGATGTACCCAAAGGCAACTATGCCGACCTGACCACCAAAGGCTGGGAAGCCGTGCTGACCTGGCGGGATAAACTGAAAGTTGCCAGCAAGCCCTTCAATTACGAAGTTCGGCTGACGATGTCCGACTACCAGGCCACCATCGACAAGTTCAACAACCCGAATCAGCGTCTGACAGATTATTACGCGGGCCAGAAAGTGGGTGAAATCTGGGGATTCGAAACGGCCGGATTCTTTACCTCGGCTGATGACATCGCTAAATCACCCAAACAAACCCTGTATAAAGCCTCCAACACGGGCCAGTTGCTGCCGGGCGATATTAAGTTCCGCGACATCAACGGCGATGGAGTAATCAACAACGGCGACAATACTGTAGGCAACCCCGGCGACCGGCGCATTATCGGCAACTCGACACCCCGGTACACCTATGGCGTGATGCTCAATGCCGACTGGAACAACTTCTTCTTTTCGACTTTCTTCCAGGGCGTTGGCCAGCAGGATTGGTGGCCGGGTTCGGAAGCCGGGATTTTCTGGGGACAGTATAACCGGCCTTACAACAAGCTGCCTGAATGGCAACTAGGCAACATCTGGTCGGAACAAAACCCGGATGCCTATTTACCACGCTACCGGGGTTACGTAGCCCAGAACGGCTCAGGTGAACTGGCTCAGGCCCAGACCAGATACTTGCAAAATGCAGCTTATGTACGCATGAAAAATATCCAGTTTGGCTACAACCTGCCCCGAACGCTGATTCAGAAAGTGGGCATGAGCAGTGCGCGGGTGTTTGTATCGGGCGAAAATCTCTTCTCCTGGTCACCGTTATACAAAATCACCCGGGATTTAGACATTGAAAATATTGGCCGTTCGGATGCGGTTTTAAACCCGCCGACCAACAGCGACCCCAACAGTAATAACAGTGGCAACGGCAACAACTACCCGATCCTGAAAAGCTTCACGATGGGTTTATCGGCCACGTTCTAA
- a CDS encoding RagB/SusD domain protein (PFAM: RagB/SusD domain protein): MTINYSWLLLIGLFAAGCSELEQVPQSTASKDAVFSSTGGLDLYANSFYDNLPSGNDIIRSDEMADFSARTQVPDFLRDGAYGPRQSTGWDWRPLRNINYFIANCTNPAVPAETRRHYIGLARFFRAWFYFDKVKRFGDVPWIGNAMNVDDASLYNARDPRATVMDSVLADLDYATQNIRTTGDNTRSLITKYVAYGFKSRVCLFEGTFRKYRTSYNLGSTADKWLNESVKASEVVMKEGGFSLNETGGTDKSYRQLFTNNTPVTNEIMLSAVSDATLSVYNDANWWWTSATYGSRVSLIRTFVNTYLNIDGTPFTDKPGYQTMTFMDEVKGRDKRLQQTIRLGNYTRTNAGAVEAAPPVFSYTYTGYMPIKWSLDDTYYDGGTRNINSISIMRYAEILLNYAEAKAELGTLTNEDWAKTVGALRKRAGITAGLSVKPVVVDTYLKANYFPDITDAALLEVRRERGIELVFEGFRFADIIRWNRGPLMEQTWNGFYVPVLDKPLDLNEDGKNDVVFYKVKPATQLAGVTYINVAETVNGVPNPQRLKNDTSGELTWLNNIPRKWDEKFYLYPIPENDRLINPKLGQNPGW, from the coding sequence ATGACTATAAACTATAGCTGGCTTCTCCTGATCGGGCTTTTTGCCGCCGGATGCAGTGAGCTGGAACAGGTTCCTCAATCGACAGCCTCCAAAGACGCGGTATTTAGCAGCACCGGCGGGCTGGATTTATATGCCAACTCGTTTTACGATAACCTGCCCTCCGGCAACGACATTATCCGCAGCGACGAGATGGCCGATTTCTCGGCCCGGACCCAAGTGCCCGACTTCCTACGGGATGGCGCGTATGGCCCGCGTCAAAGCACCGGCTGGGATTGGCGGCCCCTACGGAACATCAACTATTTTATCGCCAACTGCACAAACCCGGCCGTTCCCGCTGAAACCCGTCGGCATTATATCGGGCTGGCCCGGTTTTTCAGAGCCTGGTTTTACTTCGATAAAGTAAAACGCTTTGGCGATGTGCCCTGGATTGGCAACGCTATGAATGTTGATGATGCATCCTTGTATAATGCTCGCGACCCACGCGCTACGGTGATGGATTCGGTACTGGCCGACCTCGATTATGCTACCCAGAACATCCGCACAACGGGCGACAATACCCGTAGTCTGATTACCAAATATGTGGCTTATGGCTTCAAGTCGCGGGTGTGTTTGTTTGAAGGGACGTTCCGGAAGTACCGCACCAGTTACAACCTGGGCAGCACCGCCGATAAGTGGCTGAACGAATCGGTGAAAGCGTCCGAGGTGGTCATGAAAGAAGGCGGGTTCAGCCTCAACGAAACGGGTGGCACGGATAAATCTTACCGGCAGCTGTTTACCAACAACACGCCGGTTACCAACGAAATCATGCTGTCGGCTGTTTCGGACGCTACGCTGAGTGTGTATAACGACGCCAACTGGTGGTGGACCAGCGCGACCTATGGCTCGCGGGTGAGCCTGATCCGAACCTTTGTCAACACCTACCTGAACATCGACGGAACACCCTTTACCGATAAGCCGGGCTACCAGACAATGACGTTCATGGACGAGGTAAAGGGTCGCGATAAGCGGTTGCAGCAAACGATTCGGCTGGGCAATTACACCCGTACGAACGCCGGGGCAGTTGAAGCCGCGCCACCTGTTTTCTCTTATACGTACACGGGCTATATGCCAATCAAGTGGTCGCTGGATGATACGTATTACGATGGTGGCACGCGCAACATCAACTCCATATCCATCATGCGGTATGCCGAAATCTTGCTGAACTACGCCGAAGCGAAAGCCGAACTCGGTACGCTTACCAACGAAGACTGGGCAAAAACCGTAGGTGCCCTGCGGAAACGAGCGGGCATTACGGCAGGGTTATCGGTAAAACCGGTGGTGGTTGACACCTACCTGAAAGCCAACTACTTCCCGGACATTACGGATGCAGCCCTGTTGGAAGTTCGTCGGGAGCGGGGTATCGAGCTGGTATTCGAGGGCTTCCGGTTCGCCGACATCATCCGCTGGAATCGCGGTCCGTTGATGGAACAGACCTGGAATGGCTTTTATGTACCAGTCCTCGACAAACCGCTGGACTTGAATGAAGACGGCAAGAACGATGTGGTTTTCTATAAAGTCAAACCCGCTACGCAACTGGCTGGCGTAACCTACATCAACGTAGCCGAGACGGTTAACGGCGTACCCAATCCGCAGCGGCTCAAAAACGACACCTCTGGCGAGTTAACCTGGCTGAATAATATCCCCAGAAAATGGGATGAAAAATTTTATCTCTATCCTATTCCGGAGAACGACCGGCTGATCAATCCCAAACTAGGCCAGAACCCCGGCTGGTAG
- a CDS encoding Endonuclease/exonuclease/phosphatase (PFAM: Endonuclease/exonuclease/phosphatase~KEGG: xop:PXO_04291 endonuclease/exonuclease/phosphatase family), translating to MLALALHPQLIVTILNSTQMRILIFVLLSSLMLTQTTFAQKDTPINVATYNLRYNNKGDGINAWPNRKENVKALIRFHEFDLFGTQEALRDQLNDVAELNEFAFLGAGRDDGKEAGEHSAVFYRKDRFKPLQSGNFWLSETPDKPGKGWDATCCNRICSWAKFNDLKTKKDFYFFSVHFDHQGVEARRQSGKLMVEKIKEIAKNTPVILVGDLNSTPDTEQVRTIKTLLNDAHDVTKMPPYGPEGTFNSFKFDAPMDNRIDYIFTSKQFDVLKYGVLTDAKEQRYPSDHQPVVAKVVLK from the coding sequence ATGCTCGCGCTAGCCCTTCATCCCCAACTAATAGTAACAATTTTAAACTCAACCCAAATGCGTATACTGATTTTCGTTTTATTAAGTAGCCTGATGCTTACTCAGACCACTTTTGCCCAAAAAGATACACCCATCAACGTGGCGACCTATAACCTCCGCTACAACAACAAAGGCGACGGTATCAATGCCTGGCCGAATCGGAAAGAGAATGTGAAAGCCCTGATCCGGTTTCACGAATTCGATCTGTTCGGAACGCAGGAAGCACTGCGCGATCAGTTGAATGATGTAGCCGAACTGAATGAGTTCGCGTTTCTGGGTGCCGGTCGCGACGATGGGAAAGAAGCTGGAGAACACTCAGCCGTTTTCTACAGAAAAGATCGATTTAAGCCTTTGCAGTCGGGCAATTTCTGGCTAAGTGAAACGCCCGACAAACCCGGCAAAGGCTGGGATGCTACCTGCTGCAACCGCATCTGCTCGTGGGCGAAATTCAATGACCTGAAAACGAAGAAAGACTTCTATTTTTTCAGCGTTCACTTCGATCATCAGGGCGTAGAGGCCCGTCGGCAGTCGGGTAAGCTTATGGTGGAGAAGATAAAGGAGATAGCGAAGAATACACCCGTTATCCTCGTCGGCGACTTGAACTCAACCCCCGACACGGAGCAGGTAAGAACCATCAAGACGCTGTTAAACGACGCGCATGACGTAACAAAAATGCCGCCCTACGGCCCGGAGGGCACCTTCAACAGCTTTAAGTTCGACGCGCCTATGGATAACCGCATCGACTACATCTTCACCAGTAAGCAATTCGATGTGCTGAAATACGGTGTGCTAACCGATGCCAAAGAGCAACGTTACCCATCCGATCACCAGCCAGTAGTGGCCAAAGTTGTATTGAAATAG